One part of the Phycisphaerae bacterium genome encodes these proteins:
- a CDS encoding c-type cytochrome has translation MPVTTDTLWNIRRLNVWFGVASLIALISFAWMMWHDYKRPWRDIQVEYSNVRSALAHFTALSYQTDEARARRQQLEKAVADAEAELAAPELKARISELEGSARELEGRLQGVSLTYGNRNAELGVTAFLLEEKKMVYGQSHPETRKVADQYEREINAIQSLKAEKDKLEDALREKHTELKSIHAKLTAAKRALGSDQKGEADAKYRDKMFGPGVIRTLLNLPILDAFPTKDTPGREEIKQVFMPDIRVNYNFTDSHATDRCITCHFAIDDPTFSKENYIKQAEDALKSSIVAENLRDKNEAMVATLAVRLADVKPPPPEVDANKFVNAFVNAANIFLEETNRPLIPAAEIQAAFTTEAPDRGRVQSEIEKAFRRILAAARPELKSGNSSRTLSYGEMTPRQQDDYFKSLTAAMNLYLSKAVDGRRPPAEFQPVLAAHPRLDLFVSPNSPHPMKKMGCTVCHEGSGRDTDFILAAHMPANSAQKKEWAKKYYVKELGLPLSTFHIVEEFWERPMLLSKYTSASCVKCHDQVYDLERHETEPLQDASNVVKGRDLFTRVGCINCHNVEGLSESRRVGTDLTHVGSKLSTGFIERWVDYPNNFRPSTRMPHFFHQENNTQSSANADFDPHPELRTETEIKAMAHYLKVFSKPFDALPLPDGVEGDPARGEELLTSIGCLACHVDLEAKDSADSEGRTIGENWIVTDIAMAEAEKQAAGMISQGREPSVEEKQGFIDAAMAEAKAAFERMSKNDRARYASRRFDRHRRDKARLAAKTELFLADNESRDPDPFKTYVPPEFTRHGPELSGLGTKLVNDPNDAAQVERGKTWLYNWLSDPRHYSSYTVMPRMFRDNYYQDLPPAEQKKRNDQDIMDVVAYLLSLRNDDFKTEPFAMTPEHEAEMNRLILMLLSGQNTEAVSNRILSDEKADPSDEFGPLTRAIVAQTASSFGVGEEGRRRVAHLIDSQAGSLRERQQLYFGMKMISHYGCYACHTIAGFEDATRPGTELSTWAQKFISQLDFAFFSPVFEHDHELKPEVFGNLYLSTTSQDKVEFSHLIRDIGETADDLLSGSAGAIPTSGNIPQQIVHNHAAFAYHKLRNPRIWDREKIKKPYEKLKMPNYFFTEAEARALTTYVLSRRDPDVRPAVKIAYDGTPVGRIARGRELAHELNCIGCHTIEADQEATIHQYYSEDPGLSDSIRYSVRFRPPLLWGEGAKVQYDWLFRFLNNVEMLRPWLIARMPSFHLTTEEATTLVEYFAGLSESEADLLRGRIKPIARYLRDVHSGGAASTMNPHWFEEDKFAESARFLKSYAVRHKQSNPFEFVTSPDDDADQVAQTLDDAFKKAIGRADFLAELFGVQYPYNDLRSHTISDERFKLGEQFFYDQKCLACHVGGDPTVPGTTTEIKAPNFALSYRRLRYDWIVKWLQDPQSIQPGANMPQIFQGGNAYASLPEEIRTEKEKLFGKSIEDQAHLLVDFLFALGERKYTAIQPGAAEKGTESTDQSDMEFDFDSGGSEKKDQDVEFDFDR, from the coding sequence ATGCCCGTTACGACTGACACGCTCTGGAATATCAGGCGACTCAATGTATGGTTCGGTGTCGCATCTCTGATCGCGCTGATCTCGTTCGCATGGATGATGTGGCACGACTACAAGCGTCCGTGGCGCGACATCCAAGTTGAGTACAGCAACGTCCGCTCCGCGCTGGCCCATTTTACGGCGCTTTCCTACCAGACCGACGAAGCCCGGGCGCGACGCCAGCAACTCGAAAAGGCCGTCGCCGATGCGGAGGCCGAACTGGCGGCACCCGAACTCAAGGCGCGAATCAGCGAACTCGAAGGCAGTGCACGCGAGCTGGAGGGCCGACTCCAGGGCGTTTCGCTGACCTATGGAAATCGCAACGCCGAACTCGGCGTGACTGCGTTTCTGCTTGAAGAAAAGAAAATGGTGTACGGGCAGTCCCATCCGGAAACCCGGAAGGTCGCTGACCAATATGAGCGGGAAATCAACGCCATTCAGTCGCTGAAAGCCGAGAAGGACAAGCTGGAAGATGCGCTTCGCGAAAAGCACACTGAACTGAAGTCCATTCACGCGAAGCTCACGGCCGCGAAACGCGCGCTCGGTTCCGACCAGAAGGGTGAAGCGGACGCGAAATATCGCGACAAGATGTTCGGCCCGGGCGTCATTCGTACGCTGCTCAATCTGCCGATTCTGGATGCCTTCCCAACGAAGGACACGCCGGGTCGTGAAGAGATTAAACAGGTCTTCATGCCCGACATTCGCGTCAATTACAACTTCACCGATTCGCACGCGACCGATCGCTGCATAACCTGTCACTTCGCGATCGACGATCCGACTTTCAGCAAGGAAAACTACATCAAACAGGCGGAAGACGCGCTCAAGTCTTCGATCGTCGCGGAGAATCTTCGCGACAAGAATGAAGCGATGGTGGCGACGTTGGCCGTTCGACTGGCGGATGTCAAACCTCCACCCCCGGAAGTGGATGCGAACAAGTTTGTCAACGCATTTGTCAATGCCGCAAATATTTTTCTTGAAGAAACGAATCGTCCGTTAATTCCAGCCGCGGAAATTCAAGCCGCTTTCACAACTGAAGCGCCCGATCGGGGCAGGGTTCAGTCCGAGATCGAAAAGGCATTTCGCCGGATTCTCGCGGCGGCGCGGCCTGAATTGAAGTCCGGCAACAGTTCGCGGACTCTGAGCTATGGCGAAATGACGCCCCGGCAGCAGGATGATTACTTCAAGAGTCTGACGGCCGCGATGAATCTTTACCTCTCCAAGGCCGTGGACGGCCGGCGTCCACCCGCTGAGTTCCAGCCGGTATTGGCGGCGCATCCACGATTGGACCTGTTCGTGTCGCCCAATTCGCCGCACCCGATGAAGAAAATGGGCTGCACAGTCTGCCACGAGGGCTCCGGTCGCGATACGGATTTCATCCTCGCGGCGCATATGCCCGCGAATTCCGCTCAGAAGAAGGAATGGGCGAAGAAGTATTATGTCAAGGAACTGGGCCTTCCGCTTTCGACATTCCACATCGTGGAGGAATTCTGGGAACGGCCGATGTTGCTGTCGAAGTATACCTCCGCCAGTTGTGTAAAGTGCCATGATCAGGTGTATGACCTTGAACGGCACGAGACCGAACCGCTGCAAGATGCATCCAATGTCGTCAAGGGTCGCGACCTGTTCACGCGGGTCGGCTGCATTAACTGTCACAACGTCGAGGGCTTGTCTGAGTCTCGGCGCGTCGGGACGGACTTGACGCATGTCGGCAGCAAACTTTCGACGGGATTCATCGAGCGATGGGTCGATTATCCGAATAATTTCCGCCCGTCGACGCGAATGCCGCATTTCTTCCATCAGGAGAATAATACCCAGTCGAGCGCCAACGCCGATTTCGACCCGCATCCGGAGTTGCGAACCGAGACCGAAATCAAGGCGATGGCCCACTACCTGAAAGTGTTCTCGAAGCCGTTCGACGCCTTGCCTTTGCCGGATGGGGTCGAAGGGGATCCCGCCCGTGGTGAGGAGTTGCTCACGTCGATCGGCTGTCTCGCTTGTCACGTCGATCTGGAAGCGAAGGATTCCGCCGATTCCGAAGGCCGAACCATCGGCGAGAATTGGATCGTCACGGACATCGCCATGGCGGAAGCCGAGAAACAAGCGGCCGGCATGATATCGCAGGGGCGTGAGCCCAGCGTCGAAGAGAAGCAGGGCTTCATCGATGCGGCCATGGCAGAAGCGAAGGCCGCGTTCGAACGGATGTCCAAGAATGACCGCGCGCGGTATGCCTCCCGTCGATTTGACCGGCACCGCCGCGACAAGGCCCGACTGGCGGCAAAGACGGAACTGTTCCTGGCGGACAATGAATCGCGCGATCCTGATCCTTTCAAGACGTATGTTCCGCCGGAATTCACCCGTCATGGTCCTGAACTTTCCGGCTTGGGCACAAAGCTGGTCAACGATCCGAACGATGCTGCGCAGGTGGAACGGGGCAAGACCTGGCTCTACAACTGGCTGTCAGACCCGCGGCATTATTCGTCCTACACCGTGATGCCCCGGATGTTCCGGGACAATTACTACCAGGATCTACCGCCCGCGGAGCAGAAGAAACGCAACGATCAGGACATCATGGATGTCGTTGCCTATCTGCTGTCATTGCGCAACGACGACTTCAAGACCGAGCCGTTTGCGATGACGCCTGAACATGAGGCGGAAATGAATCGCCTCATCCTGATGCTACTCTCGGGTCAGAACACCGAAGCCGTATCGAATCGAATTCTGTCCGACGAGAAGGCGGACCCGTCCGACGAGTTTGGGCCGCTCACGCGCGCGATCGTCGCTCAGACGGCCTCGTCGTTTGGGGTCGGCGAGGAAGGACGGCGTCGCGTGGCGCACCTTATCGACTCGCAGGCGGGTTCGCTCCGGGAGCGACAGCAGCTCTATTTCGGCATGAAAATGATCAGCCACTACGGCTGCTACGCATGCCACACCATCGCCGGCTTCGAAGATGCCACACGCCCCGGCACTGAATTGTCGACCTGGGCGCAGAAGTTCATCAGTCAGCTCGACTTTGCGTTCTTCTCCCCTGTGTTCGAACACGATCACGAACTGAAGCCCGAGGTGTTTGGCAATCTCTACTTGAGCACCACATCACAGGACAAGGTCGAATTCTCGCACCTGATTCGCGACATCGGCGAGACGGCGGACGATCTGCTCAGTGGATCTGCCGGCGCGATTCCGACGAGCGGAAATATCCCTCAGCAGATTGTTCACAACCATGCCGCGTTCGCCTATCACAAGCTTCGCAATCCTCGCATCTGGGATCGTGAAAAGATCAAGAAGCCCTATGAAAAACTTAAGATGCCGAACTACTTCTTCACTGAGGCCGAGGCTCGGGCGCTCACGACTTATGTGCTGAGTCGGCGCGATCCGGACGTTCGTCCTGCCGTGAAGATTGCGTATGATGGCACGCCGGTCGGTCGAATTGCTCGCGGCCGGGAACTGGCGCACGAATTGAACTGCATCGGCTGCCACACGATCGAAGCCGATCAGGAAGCCACGATTCATCAGTACTACTCCGAGGATCCGGGCCTCAGCGACAGCATCAGGTACAGCGTCCGCTTCCGGCCGCCGCTGCTCTGGGGCGAGGGTGCGAAGGTTCAATACGACTGGCTGTTCCGGTTTCTTAACAATGTCGAGATGCTTCGTCCGTGGTTGATTGCCCGCATGCCAAGCTTCCACCTTACGACGGAGGAAGCGACGACGCTGGTCGAGTATTTTGCCGGTCTGAGCGAATCCGAGGCCGATCTGCTTCGAGGCAGGATCAAGCCGATTGCACGTTATCTCCGGGATGTCCACTCAGGCGGGGCGGCATCGACGATGAATCCGCACTGGTTTGAAGAGGACAAGTTTGCGGAGTCTGCTCGATTTCTCAAGAGCTACGCGGTTCGGCACAAGCAGTCCAATCCGTTTGAGTTCGTCACATCGCCGGACGACGACGCAGATCAGGTGGCGCAGACGCTCGACGATGCTTTCAAGAAGGCAATCGGACGCGCCGATTTCCTTGCCGAGCTGTTCGGAGTTCAGTACCCATACAATGATCTCCGGTCGCACACGATCAGCGACGAGCGATTCAAGCTCGGTGAGCAGTTCTTTTACGACCAGAAATGTCTGGCCTGTCACGTGGGTGGAGACCCGACTGTCCCGGGCACGACCACCGAGATCAAGGCGCCGAACTTCGCGCTGTCCTACAGGCGATTGCGCTATGATTGGATTGTGAAGTGGCTGCAGGATCCGCAATCCATTCAGCCCGGAGCCAACATGCCGCAGATCTTCCAGGGCGGCAATGCGTACGCTTCGCTCCCTGAGGAAATACGCACAGAGAAGGAAAAGCTCTTCGGCAAGTCGATCGAGGATCAGGCACATCTGCTCGTGGATTTCCTTTTCGCGCTGGGTGAACGGAAATACACGGCGATTCAGCCGGGCGCTGCGGAAAAAGGCACGGAATCGACCGACCAGTCGGACATGGAGTTTGATTTCGATTCAGGGGGTTCCGAGAAAAAAGATCAGGATGTCGAATTCGACTTCGATCGTTAA
- a CDS encoding cytochrome C, whose amino-acid sequence MERGEPLIESGADDKVLVWPDLVYTELICMILCSVLLVVWAIILKAPLEPAANPTNIPNPSKAPWYFLGLQELLVYFDPWIAGVLLPLLIIFGLVALPYIDKNPRGNGYYTFKERKFVISMFMFGWAIMWIVLIVLGTFLRGPNWNIFGPYETWDPHRPAALLNVNVSDLFWVVLPSWLDVSWWKPGLPTESFLGIPGYLVREAPGWVLLGTYFFVLPGLLAATFFKKIYRDIGFIRFSVFWILMSWMFIVPIKMVLRWGFNLKYFLAQTEWFFNV is encoded by the coding sequence ATGGAGCGGGGTGAACCGCTCATCGAAAGCGGCGCGGATGACAAGGTTCTGGTCTGGCCGGACCTCGTCTATACCGAATTGATCTGCATGATCCTGTGCAGTGTGCTGCTGGTCGTATGGGCGATCATTCTGAAAGCGCCGCTCGAACCGGCCGCGAATCCGACCAATATTCCGAACCCTTCCAAGGCGCCGTGGTACTTTCTCGGCCTGCAGGAACTGCTGGTCTATTTCGATCCGTGGATCGCCGGCGTTCTTCTGCCGCTCCTGATTATCTTCGGGTTGGTCGCGCTACCTTATATCGACAAGAACCCGCGAGGCAACGGCTACTACACGTTCAAGGAACGCAAGTTTGTCATCTCGATGTTCATGTTCGGCTGGGCGATCATGTGGATCGTTCTCATTGTGCTCGGCACGTTTCTCCGGGGGCCGAACTGGAACATCTTCGGTCCTTATGAAACATGGGATCCGCATCGACCGGCCGCGCTGCTGAACGTGAATGTCTCGGACTTGTTCTGGGTGGTTCTGCCGTCGTGGCTTGACGTGAGCTGGTGGAAGCCGGGCCTGCCGACGGAGTCTTTCCTCGGCATACCCGGTTACCTGGTGCGCGAGGCGCCGGGATGGGTGCTTCTCGGGACCTATTTCTTCGTGCTCCCCGGACTTCTGGCTGCCACATTCTTCAAGAAGATCTATCGCGACATCGGATTCATCCGATTCAGCGTGTTCTGGATTCTGATGAGTTGGATGTTCATCGTCCCGATAAAAATGGTTTTGCGCTGGGGCTTCAATTTGAAGTACTTCCTCGCTCAGACGGAGTGGTTCTTCAACGTTTGA
- a CDS encoding cytochrome b N-terminal domain-containing protein yields MSLFNSVGEYIRGSQIWGSIFRHGIPRDRRTRAMAILSNVFLHLHPVAVRKSGIRLSFTWCMGGLTFFLFLAETITGVLLMFYYRPVVEYAYSDILELRATVTLGLLREIHRWGAHAMVIAIWLHMLRVFLTGSYKPPREFNWGVGVVLLVLTLLLSFTGYLLPWDQLAIWAITVGSNMARAHPFLGHEGPGSSLLMIGDIPLIHAGSDARFLLLGGTSVGPGALLRFYVLHCIFIPLVVAVLIAVHFWRIRKDGGISGPL; encoded by the coding sequence ATGAGTCTGTTTAACTCAGTCGGTGAATACATACGGGGGAGCCAGATCTGGGGCTCCATTTTCCGCCACGGCATTCCGCGCGATCGTCGCACCCGCGCGATGGCCATTCTCAGCAACGTATTTCTGCACCTGCATCCGGTGGCGGTTCGCAAGAGCGGTATTCGTCTGTCCTTCACCTGGTGTATGGGCGGACTGACGTTCTTCCTGTTTCTGGCGGAGACGATCACGGGCGTTCTATTGATGTTCTACTACCGCCCGGTGGTTGAGTACGCCTATTCGGATATTCTCGAGCTGCGAGCCACGGTGACGCTCGGATTGCTTCGCGAGATTCATCGCTGGGGCGCGCATGCGATGGTCATCGCAATCTGGCTGCACATGCTGCGCGTCTTTCTGACCGGTAGCTACAAACCGCCCCGTGAATTCAACTGGGGTGTCGGGGTGGTGTTGCTGGTCCTTACGCTCCTGCTCTCATTCACGGGCTATCTGCTTCCGTGGGATCAGTTGGCGATCTGGGCCATTACGGTTGGTTCCAACATGGCTCGCGCGCATCCGTTTCTTGGTCATGAAGGTCCGGGGTCATCGCTCCTGATGATCGGGGATATTCCCCTGATTCATGCGGGCTCCGACGCAAGATTTCTGCTGCTCGGCGGCACGTCGGTGGGCCCCGGCGCGCTGCTCCGATTCTATGTTCTGCATTGCATCTTTATTCCGCTGGTCGTTGCCGTGCTGATTGCTGTGCACTTCTGGCGAATCCGGAAGGATGGAGGCATCTCCGGACCGCTGTAG
- a CDS encoding Rieske 2Fe-2S domain-containing protein, with product MATKQLVTKVWIAPGCIVCDACETTAPDVFEVQHENNTCIIRPAALEVEFTKPRSELIVQAAEECPVDVIKFETVAVEVADDAPGAPAPTAGKPAQPAEAGHAPAAAAKPAAKVAAPPKPKVVDPAIQALLAATTVRGGHAVIHSGTKDAPDGVKQLAKLPIDQLPPDARQQRMLEKSKPQKPEGEPTRRDIMVAAGWASMLVVGGGSTLEFARFMAPNVLEVPDPKVRCGALSKYLAMAPGDVNEDFKPEKPSGFWIVREEDRIVAMSIICTHLGCIPSWLPNDRKFKCPCHGSGFKANGVNFEGPAPRPLERFKIYVDGDEVIVDRSKKFLAMGPNDLAVWNDPEAYIPA from the coding sequence ATGGCCACGAAGCAACTCGTCACGAAGGTGTGGATTGCCCCGGGCTGCATTGTATGCGATGCGTGCGAGACCACCGCGCCAGACGTCTTTGAAGTCCAGCACGAAAACAACACCTGCATCATTCGCCCGGCGGCGCTGGAAGTTGAATTCACCAAGCCGCGCAGCGAGCTGATCGTACAGGCTGCGGAAGAGTGCCCGGTCGATGTGATCAAATTCGAGACCGTTGCGGTCGAAGTGGCGGATGATGCGCCGGGGGCACCGGCGCCAACGGCCGGCAAGCCCGCGCAGCCGGCTGAAGCCGGACATGCGCCTGCGGCCGCGGCCAAGCCTGCTGCGAAGGTTGCGGCACCGCCCAAGCCAAAGGTGGTCGATCCGGCCATTCAGGCTCTGCTTGCGGCGACGACGGTTCGCGGCGGACATGCCGTGATTCATTCGGGAACGAAGGATGCGCCCGATGGCGTGAAGCAACTCGCCAAACTGCCGATCGACCAGTTGCCCCCGGATGCGCGGCAACAGCGGATGCTCGAGAAGTCGAAGCCGCAAAAGCCGGAAGGCGAGCCGACCCGACGCGATATCATGGTCGCCGCAGGTTGGGCGTCGATGCTTGTGGTGGGTGGCGGCAGCACGCTCGAGTTTGCCCGTTTCATGGCACCGAACGTTCTGGAAGTGCCGGATCCGAAGGTGCGCTGCGGCGCACTCTCGAAGTACTTGGCGATGGCTCCCGGAGATGTTAACGAGGATTTCAAGCCGGAGAAACCCAGCGGCTTCTGGATTGTTCGGGAAGAGGATCGAATCGTTGCCATGTCGATCATCTGCACGCACCTCGGTTGCATTCCTTCATGGCTGCCGAACGATCGAAAGTTCAAGTGCCCGTGTCATGGCAGCGGCTTCAAGGCGAACGGCGTCAACTTCGAGGGCCCTGCTCCGCGACCGCTGGAGCGATTCAAGATCTATGTCGACGGCGACGAAGTGATCGTCGATCGATCGAAGAAATTCCTCGCGATGGGCCCCAATGACCTCGCGGTATGGAATGATCCGGAGGCGTACATTCCCGCATAG
- a CDS encoding HEAT repeat domain-containing protein has product MEGVRPVSSSAPPSVATLAGKLFVVPAIVVCLMLGAAVLVVMFGTSSIDQPATVSELMRVIEADSGDREGLMLLPAAKESWQAAQELANRFERRDFKDEAEAEAAADRVIAALKSFSIAAPATAVTEKERKGEKRDHFLILALARLQTPKAVPAIVELLRHSNATTRRVALQALSMMDKLPAARASIDQVYPLLRDPDVAVRIVSCLTVASLADRGADRPIREVATLLEGDREEQWNAAAALAKLGSPRGKLILMNMLDRGFWERLDLDYVEGGGRVLRRLSASEVNDRLCGAILSASYLGDSDVQSLIQKLRDQDSAIQVREAARMVLEKNANGESRRSAVTRVARIGEGC; this is encoded by the coding sequence ATGGAGGGCGTTCGTCCGGTTTCGTCGAGCGCGCCGCCGTCCGTGGCGACGCTTGCCGGCAAGCTCTTTGTCGTGCCGGCGATCGTGGTGTGTCTCATGCTCGGAGCAGCGGTTCTGGTCGTGATGTTCGGCACGTCGAGCATTGATCAGCCGGCGACGGTGAGCGAACTGATGCGCGTGATCGAGGCCGACAGCGGCGATCGCGAAGGCCTGATGCTCCTGCCGGCTGCGAAGGAGTCCTGGCAGGCGGCACAGGAACTCGCGAATCGGTTTGAACGGCGCGATTTCAAGGACGAGGCTGAGGCGGAAGCCGCGGCCGATCGAGTGATTGCGGCTTTGAAGTCTTTTTCAATCGCTGCCCCGGCGACGGCTGTGACTGAGAAAGAGCGAAAAGGCGAGAAGCGGGATCATTTCCTTATTCTCGCCCTGGCCCGGCTTCAGACGCCGAAGGCCGTGCCGGCGATTGTGGAACTTCTGCGGCATTCGAACGCCACGACTCGCCGGGTGGCGCTGCAAGCGCTCTCGATGATGGACAAACTGCCGGCGGCTCGGGCGTCGATCGATCAGGTGTATCCGCTGCTGCGGGATCCGGATGTCGCGGTGCGGATTGTGTCGTGTCTGACCGTAGCCTCTCTTGCGGACCGCGGCGCAGACCGGCCGATTCGAGAGGTGGCAACGCTGCTGGAAGGAGACCGCGAGGAACAGTGGAACGCGGCGGCCGCACTGGCCAAGCTTGGCAGTCCGCGCGGCAAGCTGATCCTGATGAATATGCTGGATCGCGGTTTCTGGGAACGGCTCGACCTGGATTACGTGGAGGGCGGCGGCCGGGTGTTGCGACGGCTTTCAGCAAGCGAAGTGAATGACCGATTGTGCGGAGCAATCTTGTCCGCCTCGTATCTTGGCGATTCGGACGTGCAGTCGCTGATTCAGAAGTTACGCGATCAGGATTCCGCGATTCAGGTTCGGGAGGCGGCTCGAATGGTGCTTGAGAAGAATGCCAATGGCGAAAGTCGGCGGTCGGCGGTGACGCGCGTCGCCCGCATCGGCGAGGGGTGTTGA
- a CDS encoding DegT/DnrJ/EryC1/StrS family aminotransferase, translating into MQPIDLSSPDITDAEIQAVAAVLRSGRLSLGPKVTEFESAVAAYVGTKHAVAVTNGTCGLHLLMRAVGVQPGDEVISTPFSFVASTNCAMFERAKPVLVDIDPETWNIDAARIEAAVTSKTRAIIPVDVFGVAPDLDEILKIAARHRLRVVEDSCEALGARYKGKMLGSFGDAGVFGFYPNKQITTGEGGMIVTNDDEIARLCQSMRNQGRDAGMGWLAHERLGHNYRLSDIACAIGAAQMRRIDEILAKRARVAAWYRERLADESRISMQRVPDDCEISWFVFVVKLADDYTEERRNSIIHALRDRGIGCSNYFAPIHLQRFYRDDFGYKQGDFPECERVAARTIALPFHGHLTASDVDRVCETMRTLL; encoded by the coding sequence ATGCAGCCCATCGATTTGTCCTCCCCCGACATCACTGACGCGGAAATTCAAGCGGTCGCCGCGGTCCTTCGCAGCGGCCGCCTGTCCTTGGGGCCGAAGGTGACGGAATTCGAGAGTGCCGTCGCGGCATATGTAGGCACCAAACATGCCGTGGCGGTCACTAACGGCACATGCGGCCTTCACCTGCTCATGCGAGCGGTCGGCGTCCAGCCGGGCGACGAAGTAATCAGCACGCCGTTCTCCTTTGTTGCCTCGACAAACTGCGCAATGTTCGAGCGGGCCAAGCCGGTTTTGGTCGATATCGATCCGGAAACATGGAACATCGACGCGGCGCGAATCGAGGCGGCCGTCACCTCCAAAACCCGCGCGATTATCCCGGTGGATGTATTCGGCGTCGCGCCCGATCTCGACGAAATCCTCAAAATCGCTGCGCGGCACCGACTCCGGGTAGTCGAAGACTCCTGTGAAGCGCTGGGAGCCAGATACAAAGGCAAAATGCTCGGCAGCTTCGGCGATGCCGGCGTATTTGGTTTCTACCCGAACAAGCAGATTACCACCGGTGAAGGCGGGATGATTGTCACAAACGACGATGAAATCGCCCGGCTTTGCCAATCAATGCGAAATCAGGGCCGCGACGCCGGCATGGGCTGGCTCGCGCATGAAAGACTTGGGCACAACTACCGGCTCAGCGACATCGCTTGTGCGATCGGCGCCGCTCAGATGAGACGGATTGACGAAATCCTCGCGAAGCGGGCCCGCGTCGCCGCATGGTATCGCGAGCGGCTGGCCGACGAATCCCGCATCTCCATGCAGCGCGTGCCGGACGATTGCGAGATCAGCTGGTTTGTATTCGTTGTGAAACTCGCCGACGATTACACCGAAGAACGACGCAATTCCATCATTCATGCATTGAGGGACCGCGGCATCGGCTGCTCAAACTACTTTGCTCCAATCCACCTCCAACGGTTCTACCGCGACGATTTTGGCTACAAGCAAGGCGACTTCCCCGAGTGTGAACGAGTCGCTGCAAGAACGATCGCCCTGCCATTCCACGGGCATCTCACCGCATCCGACGTCGATCGAGTCTGCGAGACCATGCGAACCCTGCTGTAG